Proteins from a single region of Urocitellus parryii isolate mUroPar1 chromosome 4, mUroPar1.hap1, whole genome shotgun sequence:
- the Cercam gene encoding inactive glycosyltransferase 25 family member 3 isoform X1: protein MGVMLAARLLGLLLLLGLRLQAAGIAEPPLPTVVLAILARNAEHSLPHYLGALERLDYPRARVALWCATDHNMDNTTEMLQEWLAAVGSDYAAVFWRPEGESRSYPSEEGPKHWTKERHQFLMELKQEALTFARNWGADYVLFADTDNILTNNQTLRLLVEKGLPVVAPMLDSQTYYSNFWCGITPQGYYRRTAEYFPTKNRQRRGCFRVPMVHSTFLLSLRAEGTSQLAFHPPHPNYTWPFDDIIVFAYACQAAGVSVHVCNEQRYGYMNVGVKSHQTLEDEKVNFIHLILEALVDGPPMQASAHVSRPPKRPSKMGFDEVFVISLARRPNRRERMLSSLWEMEISGRVVDAVDGRMLNSSILRSLGVDLLPGYEDPYSGRTLTKGEVGCFLSHYSIWEEVVARGLARVLVFEDDVRFQSNFRGRLKQLMEEVEAQKLPWDLIYLGRKQVNPEEEVAVEGLPGLVVAGYSYWTLAYTLSLAGARKLLASQPLHRMLPVDEFLPIMFDQHPNEQYKAHFWPRDLQAFSAQPLLAAPTHYAGDAEWLSDTETSSPWDDDSGRLISWTGSQKTLRGPVLDLAGSSGHSLHPQPRDEL from the exons ATGGGCGTTATGCTCGCCGCCCGGCTGCTGGGACTGTTGCTCCTGCTGGGGCTGCGGCTCCAGGCTGCGGGCATCGCAGAGCCACCGCTGCCCACCGTGGTGCTTGCCATCCTGGCTCGAAATGCTGAGCACTCACTGCCCCACTACCTGGGCGCGTTGGAGCGGCTGGACTACCCCCGGGCCAGGGTGGCCCTCTG gTGTGCCACAGATCACAATATGGACAACACCACAGAGATGCTGCAGGAGTGGCTGGCAGCTGTGGGCAGTGACTATGCAGCTGTGTTCTGGAGGCCTGAGGGGGAGTCCAG GTCCTACCCAAGTGAAGAGGGTCCCAAGCACTGGACCAAAGAAAGGCACCAGTTTCTGATGGAATTGAAGCAGGAAGCCCTGACTTTTGCCAGGAATTGGGGGGCTGACTATGTCCTG TTTGCAGACACAGACAACATTCTGACCAACAACCAGACATTGAGGCTTTTGGTGGAGAAGGGGCTGCCAGTGGTGGCCCCAATGCTGGACTCCCAGACCTACTACTCCAACTTCTGGTGTGGGATCACCCCCCAG GGCTACTACCGCCGCACAGCTGAATACTTCCCCACCAAGAACCGCCAGCGCCGGGGCTGCTTCCGGGTCCCCATGGTCCACTCTACCTTCCTGCTGTCCCTGCGGGCTGAGGGGACATCTCAGTTGGCCTTCCACCCACCTCATCCCAACTACACTTGGCCCTTCGATGACATCATCGTCTTCGCCTATGCCTGTCAGGCCGCTG GGGTCTCCGTCCATGTGTGCAATGAGCAACGTTATGGATACATGAACGTGGGGGTGAAGTCCCACCAGACCCTGGAGGATGAGAAGGTCAACTTCATCCACCTGATCTTAGAAGCACTGG TGGATGGGCCTCCCATGCAGGCCTCAGCTCACGTATCTCGACCTCCAAAGAGGCCCAGCAAGATGGGTTTTGATGAG GTCTTTGTCATCAGCCTGGCCCGCAGGCCCAACCGCCGAGAGCGCATGCTGAGCTCGCTCTGGGAGATGGAGATCTCTGGGCGGGTAGTGGACGCTGTGGATGGCAG GATGCTCAATAGCAGTATCCTCAGGAGCCTTGGCGTGGACCTGCTTCCTGGCTACGAGGACCCCTACTCGGGTCGCACACTGACCAAGGGTGAGGTGGGCTGCTTCCTCAGCCACTACTCCATCTGGGAAGAG GTAGTGGCCAGGGGTTTGGCCCGGGTGCTGGTATTTGAGGACGACGTGCGCTTTCAGAGCAACTTCCGGGGGCGACTGAAGCAGCtgatggaggaggtggaggccCAGAAGCTTCCATGGGACCTCAT CTACCTTGGCCGAAAGCAGGTGAACCCTGAGGAGGAGGTGGCTGTGGAGGGGCTACCAGGCCTGGTGGTGGCAGGGTACTCCTATTGGACACTGGCATACACTCTGAGCCTGGCAGGCGCCCGCAAGCTGCTGGCCTCCCAGCCTCTACACCGCATGCTGCCTGTGGACGAGTTCCTGCCCATCATGTTTGACCAGCACCCCAA TGAGCAGTACAAGGCACACTTCTGGCCAAGGGACCTGCAGGCCTTCTCTGCCCAGCCCCTGCTCGCTGCCCCCACCCACTATGCAGGGGATGCTGAGTGGCTCAGTGACACAGAGACATCCTCTCCTTGGGACGATGACAGCGGCCGCCTCATCAGCTGGACTGGCTCTCAAAAGACCCTGCGCGGCCCTGTCCTGGATCTGGCTGGTAGCAGTGGGCACagcctccatccccagccccgggatGAGCTCTAG
- the Cercam gene encoding inactive glycosyltransferase 25 family member 3 isoform X2: MDNTTEMLQEWLAAVGSDYAAVFWRPEGESRSYPSEEGPKHWTKERHQFLMELKQEALTFARNWGADYVLFADTDNILTNNQTLRLLVEKGLPVVAPMLDSQTYYSNFWCGITPQGYYRRTAEYFPTKNRQRRGCFRVPMVHSTFLLSLRAEGTSQLAFHPPHPNYTWPFDDIIVFAYACQAAGVSVHVCNEQRYGYMNVGVKSHQTLEDEKVNFIHLILEALVDGPPMQASAHVSRPPKRPSKMGFDEVFVISLARRPNRRERMLSSLWEMEISGRVVDAVDGRMLNSSILRSLGVDLLPGYEDPYSGRTLTKGEVGCFLSHYSIWEEVVARGLARVLVFEDDVRFQSNFRGRLKQLMEEVEAQKLPWDLIYLGRKQVNPEEEVAVEGLPGLVVAGYSYWTLAYTLSLAGARKLLASQPLHRMLPVDEFLPIMFDQHPNEQYKAHFWPRDLQAFSAQPLLAAPTHYAGDAEWLSDTETSSPWDDDSGRLISWTGSQKTLRGPVLDLAGSSGHSLHPQPRDEL; encoded by the exons ATGGACAACACCACAGAGATGCTGCAGGAGTGGCTGGCAGCTGTGGGCAGTGACTATGCAGCTGTGTTCTGGAGGCCTGAGGGGGAGTCCAG GTCCTACCCAAGTGAAGAGGGTCCCAAGCACTGGACCAAAGAAAGGCACCAGTTTCTGATGGAATTGAAGCAGGAAGCCCTGACTTTTGCCAGGAATTGGGGGGCTGACTATGTCCTG TTTGCAGACACAGACAACATTCTGACCAACAACCAGACATTGAGGCTTTTGGTGGAGAAGGGGCTGCCAGTGGTGGCCCCAATGCTGGACTCCCAGACCTACTACTCCAACTTCTGGTGTGGGATCACCCCCCAG GGCTACTACCGCCGCACAGCTGAATACTTCCCCACCAAGAACCGCCAGCGCCGGGGCTGCTTCCGGGTCCCCATGGTCCACTCTACCTTCCTGCTGTCCCTGCGGGCTGAGGGGACATCTCAGTTGGCCTTCCACCCACCTCATCCCAACTACACTTGGCCCTTCGATGACATCATCGTCTTCGCCTATGCCTGTCAGGCCGCTG GGGTCTCCGTCCATGTGTGCAATGAGCAACGTTATGGATACATGAACGTGGGGGTGAAGTCCCACCAGACCCTGGAGGATGAGAAGGTCAACTTCATCCACCTGATCTTAGAAGCACTGG TGGATGGGCCTCCCATGCAGGCCTCAGCTCACGTATCTCGACCTCCAAAGAGGCCCAGCAAGATGGGTTTTGATGAG GTCTTTGTCATCAGCCTGGCCCGCAGGCCCAACCGCCGAGAGCGCATGCTGAGCTCGCTCTGGGAGATGGAGATCTCTGGGCGGGTAGTGGACGCTGTGGATGGCAG GATGCTCAATAGCAGTATCCTCAGGAGCCTTGGCGTGGACCTGCTTCCTGGCTACGAGGACCCCTACTCGGGTCGCACACTGACCAAGGGTGAGGTGGGCTGCTTCCTCAGCCACTACTCCATCTGGGAAGAG GTAGTGGCCAGGGGTTTGGCCCGGGTGCTGGTATTTGAGGACGACGTGCGCTTTCAGAGCAACTTCCGGGGGCGACTGAAGCAGCtgatggaggaggtggaggccCAGAAGCTTCCATGGGACCTCAT CTACCTTGGCCGAAAGCAGGTGAACCCTGAGGAGGAGGTGGCTGTGGAGGGGCTACCAGGCCTGGTGGTGGCAGGGTACTCCTATTGGACACTGGCATACACTCTGAGCCTGGCAGGCGCCCGCAAGCTGCTGGCCTCCCAGCCTCTACACCGCATGCTGCCTGTGGACGAGTTCCTGCCCATCATGTTTGACCAGCACCCCAA TGAGCAGTACAAGGCACACTTCTGGCCAAGGGACCTGCAGGCCTTCTCTGCCCAGCCCCTGCTCGCTGCCCCCACCCACTATGCAGGGGATGCTGAGTGGCTCAGTGACACAGAGACATCCTCTCCTTGGGACGATGACAGCGGCCGCCTCATCAGCTGGACTGGCTCTCAAAAGACCCTGCGCGGCCCTGTCCTGGATCTGGCTGGTAGCAGTGGGCACagcctccatccccagccccgggatGAGCTCTAG